One genomic window of Parabacteroides pacaensis includes the following:
- a CDS encoding TDP-N-acetylfucosamine:lipid II N-acetylfucosaminyltransferase → MILHLVDDEKVINRTVEAFEEALPGQNHFLCFIGKGKSPKHVKAHPLVEFYEEGDEYGTDLGKFGKIVFHFLNYKKVTFCKRYIKHFADYYWIVWSGDLYNSILLERGYKIYSPDNSHLSCSGIKRRIFYILKAKCRVKDPRNTLIVKFVREKVRYIVTECEKNYRLISAHFHLDKGVANLSFFYYPIREILGTQLADKQVEGNYILLGNSASFTNNHEYILNIFQKKHIENIRFLVPLSYGGNEVYKKFLKGKINQSFPGSVILNVFLPLEEYNRFLLSAGICVFGNWRSEAYGNILTSLYLGAKVYLSNHNPLLKMLRDMGIRVWELEGADAAGFQLPLSEEDRLENRRILTERYSKVQMLRLIRKNFSGDVSPDCVKSERESCL, encoded by the coding sequence ATGATTCTACATCTGGTTGATGATGAGAAGGTAATTAACCGGACCGTGGAAGCTTTTGAGGAGGCTTTGCCGGGACAGAACCATTTTCTCTGTTTTATCGGGAAGGGAAAATCCCCGAAGCATGTGAAAGCACATCCGTTAGTAGAATTTTATGAGGAAGGGGACGAATACGGGACGGATCTTGGGAAGTTTGGCAAAATCGTATTTCATTTTCTGAATTATAAAAAAGTAACGTTTTGTAAGAGATATATAAAGCATTTTGCCGATTACTACTGGATCGTATGGAGCGGGGACCTGTATAACTCTATTTTGCTGGAACGCGGATACAAAATATATTCACCCGATAATTCACATCTTTCCTGTAGTGGCATAAAAAGACGTATTTTTTATATTCTTAAAGCCAAATGCCGGGTAAAAGATCCGAGAAATACCCTTATCGTTAAGTTCGTGAGGGAGAAAGTGCGTTATATCGTGACAGAATGTGAGAAAAATTATCGTTTGATATCGGCTCACTTTCATTTAGACAAAGGCGTGGCTAATCTTTCTTTCTTTTACTATCCCATCCGGGAGATTTTAGGAACTCAGTTGGCGGATAAACAGGTAGAAGGAAATTATATCTTGCTAGGCAATTCCGCTTCTTTTACCAATAATCATGAGTATATACTGAATATATTTCAAAAAAAGCATATTGAAAATATTCGTTTTCTCGTTCCGTTAAGTTACGGAGGAAATGAAGTGTATAAAAAGTTTCTTAAAGGGAAAATAAATCAAAGCTTTCCGGGTTCGGTGATATTGAATGTATTTTTGCCGTTAGAAGAGTATAACCGCTTTCTGTTATCCGCCGGCATATGTGTATTCGGGAACTGGCGTTCGGAAGCATACGGAAACATATTGACATCTTTATATCTAGGAGCTAAGGTTTATCTATCCAACCATAATCCTTTATTGAAAATGTTACGGGATATGGGAATTCGGGTGTGGGAATTGGAGGGGGCCGACGCTGCCGGCTTTCAACTTCCTCTTTCGGAGGAAGACCGTTTGGAAAATCGCCGGATTTTAACAGAAAGATACAGCAAAGTGCAGATGTTAAGGTTGATTCGGAAAAATTTTTCTGGAGATGTTTCTCCGGATTGCGTAAAGTCGGAAAGGGAGTCATGTCTGTAG